One Phoenix dactylifera cultivar Barhee BC4 unplaced genomic scaffold, palm_55x_up_171113_PBpolish2nd_filt_p 002655F, whole genome shotgun sequence genomic window, cgagacttgagtccacagtgtagggacactgaagtgatagtgcaggtgcttgttagagaacaagggtactgagcgtgaccaagacaagaagtcacttggatgtctatccactcgtcagtgacttgcttgatgttgcagtagtgtgactggtcctttgacctgcggtgcttcggctactcacagtgaggttattgtagtttgactgcacacatacatggtctctagccatatgggtccatgcagtgtagattggctgcagtagttcactgtaggagtagggtatgcacctataaggaatctatcgaccttgatagaagaggagtgatcctatgtgatttgttagactgagttctaagaccttggccagggcagtaatataaagtggaaaagagttttccactatcgaactcaagtcgaataaatcttgacatatgacagacgatggggtttgacgagttgtccatgacctccgtcctgtagggatccacgatagtaggactgtatcacatgttaactgcacctagaggttcatcattccattctgctgggtagccactacatgctgctaggtgtcactggtggatggtgggactcatagggattatcttgatgatcgataaaccctaatgagttgagttggaatcgttccaacccattgaaaggagttttcaatgatatagtgatagagatcacaatatatctcactaccagtcagaatagaacctatggggtcacacacactagaagtattgaccgatccgatggttgaaatcgtgattaggaatcacaagtaatcaatttgattgataagaagttgaagaaggaacaaagggaattaattaattggacttgaaacaagatcctacttcgggtaggattcctagagtcctaattggattaggactgggaatcctagttggagtaggactggattcctacttggaataggattcctacaatcctaatgagattaggaattttgaattaaaattggattcctacttggagtaggattcctagaaatcctaattggattaggacttcggattcaaatagagtcctaattggattaggactaaaattaaaacatcctaattggattaggattccttaagtctaaattaattattaatctaatgaatcaacatgactcctaattggattaggattgaagagttcaattgagtcatgttcattcaagtcctaattggattaggactagcatagattgaacccaatttggcaatcctaattagattaggattaaaccataagagaggcacctaatcctctttggaagaggattaggctaaccaagaaGGAGGGCATCAGCCCCCCTCTCTCACTTgtgtgcgacatgaagagagggccggcgccccctcttggaaagttgtcgggctcctaattgtaggagctcatccttattaaaggaggactagggccggcgccctagagacCTCTCCtccagccgtggccaccctctcctctcccttggttcagccgccatcagcaaaggaaaagaagaggagcgtCTCCCTCTCTTGGTCTTCCCTggttcagcgcgtgtgaagagaagaaggctgcgaagggattgatcttcttccttcttcaagatcctttcttctcctctctagtgcaatcaagagttgattgaaagagaggacatcagccatcaaagctatctttgcaagggagcagcaccccggtgagataggagcttggatcggatcctgcttcgtgtggataccgtagaggccgggtttgaacggcttcaagcgaacctctccaaaaccacgaattcagatttgcggtgatcatctaccgcgcaaggtgaagatttgatcttcctaatagttttaaaagttttaattctacctaattacgaaaggtctcgaaacaacgttcatatggcgatgaacgtcgaacccgtgcatgccgattccgctgcatctgaaaaatttttgaaatatcagcggcatgggcgggttcccaacactatGAAGGGCTTGGACCCTCCTTAGTTTCCTTTCAGCATGACACCTTTTGATCAGCATTGTCAACATGCCACATCTTATGATCTACAATCTCATTCTAGATGGCAAGATGCAACCTATTGAGGTAGTGGGCTACCCAgattctttcttctttatttggaTATGTCTTCATGAGAGTTTGAAGAATTCCTTGACATTGTTGGTAACGCTTTGATCTCCCTGCCTCAGATTCGTGTATCTTTGATAAAGAGTATGTGAATGCTCCAGAGGAAGTGGCATTAGAAATTCTTTTCCATCTTATCCCATTCAGTGATCATGGGTTTGTTGGTTGATGCAGATCCAAGATCATACCATGGTGCATCATAAGGTCACAACCTGGGGGTttattgtatttaattttagttatCAATTCTTTGTATttgtcttttatttctagttattTTTAGTTCTAGCAGCTTATTTTGGAATCAAGGGCTGCGATTAAAATCTCAATGTTTATTTGTGAACTTGATAAGGCTAATTACTATGACACTACTGTCTCTGGCACTTTTCACACTGCTTGTGCCTTTTTAGGGCTAGTTTTGGGATTTTGTAGTGAAGTTGGATGACTGTTAATGAAGAAAGGGATGATTCCTTCAGTGTTTTTTCTCTTATGGTGTGATTTTGCAATGGAGGTCGAAGACCTTCAAATACTAGATTCTTAGGTCTCAGAGATAGTCCAGTATTATCCTTCCTGTTCTTTGTAgccttttttctcttctcttctttcactTTTTTGTTTTCTACTCAATCGACACTTTTTCTAATTGTTCTTTATCAAAAAACATCCTTTTATTTCCGATATATGTTCACGTCACATACATCTCAAATTAGTTTTTCCATGAAATTCCAGCAACTTTTGCTTTCAAGTTCAATTGCATAAACCCTTAAAATTCAACTTAAACCCTAGAATCCTAAACCCTAGGTTCGATAGTATTAATCTGTTAATTAggttagttttattgaaaattcaGGTCTTAACCTGAAATTCCAACCATACAGATTTCAGTCCTACTTTAAACCCTAATAAGGTCTCTTCCCTTGACTGTCTTACATCACTGTTGCTAACTATTAATTGCTGCATATTCTCCCACGAAATGCAAGCATAATGACGATCTTGGGTCCACAATCTTTACTTTCTTATGATCTGGGATATCCATCGCATCAAAAAAGCGATCCACCGTCATGAGCCACTTGATAAGTTCTTCAGATGGATGCCTATGGAATTCTTCAAATTCCACCTTTTTGATCTCAGAAGCAACACATCATGGCTGTTCGCCTGCATGGTGGTGGGAAGGGTTCTAAAAGCATGCAGTGCCATCATCAAGAGCCACACCTTCTTCCAGTCCATTCCTCTTGGCTGATGATCTCATACCACAGCATGATCATTCTCCAGCTGAAGTTTTGCTAGTTGTTCTCATAACCATTTGATCTCAATGTTTCTCAGATTTGCTTCCTCTTAAGTAGTGCCTTGACAAGTGTTTCTTGGGGCTATGGCTTCAACAATCAAACAGGATATGACAGGCAGATCAGAACAACTTAGATAGCAAACCTAATGAGGTGACCTAGCCTTCTGGAATATTTATAAATCTCAGGACCCTGATCCTTTCCTAAAGGAGGCATCTAAATCACATATTCTCATTATTTTTCTGATTCATGAAATCACTGCAAAAATAGTAAAAGTTGCAAATAAATGTTTGATCTTGATCCGTATGGTATGTTTAAGTCTCTTGCCTTCCATATTATTCCCTACATCCCATCTCAAAAATCTACtcaaaggagaaaaaagatCAAGAAAATAGATGCAGATTTGATTCTAGAAGAAATGATAACTTTCTTGGTGCTCTCTAACGTAGGTGCCTTATTTTATTACAATAACAAGAATCTGGATTTCGACAATAGGGGCTTTAAGAATCTGGTAACATTTTGACATTAACAAGAATGGCTAGATTTTGGTTTGCTCTACCAAAGACCGAAAGTACCTTATTATAATTGATTTTACAATTTAGAGATTCAAAATTGCCTTATTATGCTTTACTTCTAAAATTAATCATTGTCATGTCATTTGTCCATGTGGCATTGGGCCTTCTCCTTATGTCAGGTTAATTTTGGGGGGCTTTAAGTGTTCCTACTTACTTTTATTCTTGTGGAAATAATTTTCCATGGATTTTAGGAGGCATATATGTTACTGTTGAGAGCATTACTAAATGCCCTGTTGTCATTACAGATTTAAACATAAGGCTTGCTTTTTAATTTTAAGTCTTCTTTTCTTGTGGGATTTGCTATTGTGTTCGGATGAGCATATGGGTTATAAATGATATAATTGTGTCTATGGCATATTTCTTTCTGAACTTCTCTGTGGGTGTTAATCGTACCTTTCACTGGGTTTATTTTGAGGTTTTGGTTTAGTAGTCGTGCTATTTGTTATCATGCATGGTGCAATCTTTCCATGTTCCTTCTGGTTAGCCAATAATAGCACCTAATTATATCATCATTTCTTTTCCTGTCATTACACTTGCAAACTTTCAATGGTGTGATGCTTTTTATCTAATTATAAATGTATTTATATTATACCCATTCATGTTTTTCCTTTGTGGAGTATGTTAATCATATATATCTTTTGTTACATGGAGTATgttataaatgtatatcattgATAGCGTCTCTAGTTTTTTATCATTTTCTAGTTGATAAATATGATCAAAATTTTAGGTTTCAACTCATgttttttatagaaaaatctTACATTGCAATGAGGTGCCAGATCGGAAGCTGAAGGCAGCTAAGGCAGCTTTTGATGCAAGCATTGATGATGGCATAACCTTCTTTGATATAGCTGAAGTCTACGGTGCAGCAGTATGAAAGCATTTtctattcttctttctcctagAGCTTACCTGATGACATGAATAAATATTTGAATGAAAACTTATGCATTTTTCCTTTCTGTAGTTCATGGGAGCAGTGAATTTACAAACTTTACTTGAAAGGCACCTGACCTGATAATTCTCTCCTttgatttcatttctttttaggTTGTTTTCCACTTCTGTGTTTTGAGATATTTGGAATTCCAATGCTATCATTGGCACTTTCTGCTTGACTGTTGCTAAATTGGCATTAAATAACAGCTTCATCAAGGAAAGGCAACAAAAAGAATCAGTTGAGGTAGCTGCGGCAACAAAACTTGCAGCTCTGCCTTGGAGGTTCGGTCGGGGGAGTGTCCTTTCTTCTCTCAAATATTCACTTTCTCGTCTTGGGCTTTCTGCAGTTGACCTCTACCAGCTTCATTGGTCTGCTTGTCAAGCCTCTTCCTGCTGCTATTCCTTGAAAATTATCCGACTACAGTGGTAACTGTCAAATTGACTGAATAATCTCTCATCTCTGTGAGAATCTCATTAAATAGAAAAATCGTGCAAAGAAGTTAGCTATAGATAGCTGTACATTACAAGGAAATTAGCTATAATACATGGCAACTAGTTATAGATAGCTATACACAATAAATCTGCCAATTAGTTCTGCTAGCTAAATTAGGAAGACTAAGCTATACATGGTTAATAGAAATAACAAAGGAAATGAGTAGATTGTGGAAAAAAGGTAATTAGATTTGCTATGGAAACCATATGTAAATAGGATCCTGCAGATCCTATTAACATCCCCCCTCAAATTGATGCTGGGTGATCAAGAAGCATCAATTTGCCAACTAGAAATTTTTGGCGTTGACGAGTCATGGCCTTGGCAAACACATCAACAATCTGAAAATCCGTGGTGATATGAGGAAGAGTGATAACACGTCGATCATAAGCCTCACGAATAGAGTGACAATCCACCTCAATATGCTTGGTGCGCTCATGAAAGACAGGATTAGCCGCAATCTGAATTGCACTAGTGTTATCTGCATGAAGAGAAGTGGGCTCAAGTTGAGGGAACCCAAGCTCAGCCAACAATCCACGAAGCCACATAATCTCAGAACATGCAGAGGACATGGCTCGATACTCAGACTCCGTTGAAGACTTACTCTTCCATGAAATGAGTGCATTGCCAAGAAACATACACCAGCTTGTAACTGAGCGACGCGTAACCAGCCCAATCAGCATCACTGTATGCCCCAACTGAATAGGTGAACCAGCAGGAAAGAATAAGCCACGATCTGGAGTGCTTCTCAGATAGCGAATGATACGGCAGATGGCAACCAAATGAAGGTGTCGAGGAGTCTACATAAACTGACTAACTTGCTGAACAGTGAAGGAAATATCAAGCCGAGTTATGGTCAAATAGTTCAGACTTCCAACCAACTATCGG contains:
- the LOC120109743 gene encoding uncharacterized oxidoreductase At1g06690, chloroplastic-like produces the protein VSTHVFYRKILHCNEVPDRKLKAAKAAFDASIDDGITFFDIAEVYGAAFMGAVNLQTLLESFIKERQQKESVEVAAATKLAALPWRFGRGSVLSSLKYSLSRLGLSAVDLYQLHWSACQASSCCYSLKIIRLQWIH